From the Martelella mediterranea DSM 17316 genome, one window contains:
- a CDS encoding enoyl-CoA hydratase/isomerase family protein has product MSSVKVEVEGAIATVRFDRGGKANALDQAMIDALETAARELSLNPDVSVIVLAGTPKIFAAGVDLKDPRLWDPQGPAVARHLSMNAGVRMSTAWRRLPQIVIAAIEGPAIGGGAILALCADFRVMAEDAYLRFPEVRLGMTLGWGGLPLLTERVGAGRAKRILCCDETIGADEALTLGLADRAVAAGAALDAAREWANAIAEIPPMSLRMTKSAIDAHARQNWAEGVEGDQFLLAKLLAEGGGGA; this is encoded by the coding sequence ATGTCGAGTGTAAAGGTTGAGGTGGAAGGCGCGATTGCAACCGTGCGATTCGATCGTGGCGGAAAGGCGAATGCGCTGGATCAGGCGATGATCGACGCACTGGAGACGGCGGCAAGGGAGCTGTCGCTCAATCCCGATGTTTCGGTGATCGTCCTGGCCGGCACGCCGAAAATCTTCGCCGCCGGCGTGGACCTGAAGGACCCGCGGTTGTGGGACCCGCAGGGCCCGGCCGTCGCCCGCCACCTGTCGATGAATGCGGGCGTGCGCATGAGCACGGCCTGGCGGCGGCTGCCGCAGATCGTCATCGCCGCGATCGAGGGGCCGGCCATCGGCGGCGGCGCGATCCTCGCGCTCTGCGCCGATTTCCGCGTCATGGCCGAGGATGCCTATCTGCGCTTCCCGGAAGTGCGTCTCGGCATGACGCTCGGCTGGGGCGGGCTGCCGCTTCTGACCGAGCGCGTGGGCGCGGGCCGTGCCAAGAGAATTCTGTGCTGCGATGAAACGATCGGCGCCGACGAGGCGCTGACGCTCGGCCTCGCCGACCGCGCGGTTGCCGCCGGCGCGGCGCTGGACGCGGCAAGGGAATGGGCGAACGCGATCGCGGAAATACCGCCGATGTCGCTGCGCATGACCAAATCCGCCATCGATGCCCATGCCCGCCAAAATTGGGCGGAAGGCGTCGAGGGCGACCAGTTTCTGCTGGCCAAGCTGCTTGCCGAAGGCGGCGGCGGGGCCTGA
- a CDS encoding AMP-binding protein, giving the protein MALKPPGKAPETAATADPALDRKRSVLRYILDAYAQTQPEAPFVQFLPGPTWTYGELHRRVRLRASALAQAGVKRGDHVLCLMGNSPDLLCSWFAINYLGAVYVPINTGARGHMLEHILNDADAPVLIAQAALIERLAEVNPGKVKTVLVVEGEAAAIEGYDIRALVDPQVEDAEALNLSQPIEPWDLHAIMYTSGTTGNAKGVMSTYAQHYTMGPDAFDCVEADDRCMICGPIFHCGSTLYVNAMLARGLSIGMMREFKTDTFWQAVRETGSTYCLLLGVMAAFLLKAPVRPDDRDHPLRRAFITPFGEDGPLFAERFGIEAWTIYNMTEIASPLHAGPGIKTKGIAGRPRPWCELRIVDENDMPLGDGAVGELVIRSHRPWALMAGYYNNPAATVEAMRNGWFHTGDSFRRDEDGTYYFVDRLKDVIRRRGENISSFALESEVLNLPEIRECAAVAVPSEFTEDDVLIVVSPASGHGIDPASVIERLAGTLPRFMVPRYLRVLDDLPKTASGKVQKHLLRKDGVTADTWDREGAGASRAVRLPVE; this is encoded by the coding sequence ATGGCCCTTAAGCCACCGGGCAAGGCCCCCGAAACCGCTGCGACGGCCGATCCGGCTTTGGACAGAAAGCGCTCCGTGCTGCGCTATATCCTTGATGCGTATGCGCAAACCCAGCCAGAGGCGCCGTTCGTCCAGTTCTTGCCGGGTCCGACATGGACCTATGGCGAACTGCATCGCAGAGTGCGGCTCAGGGCGAGCGCGCTGGCGCAGGCCGGCGTCAAGCGGGGCGATCACGTGCTTTGTCTGATGGGCAACAGCCCCGACCTTTTATGCAGCTGGTTCGCGATCAACTATCTCGGCGCGGTCTATGTGCCGATCAACACCGGCGCGCGCGGTCACATGCTCGAACATATCCTCAACGATGCCGATGCGCCCGTCCTGATCGCGCAGGCCGCTCTGATCGAGCGGCTGGCGGAGGTAAACCCCGGCAAGGTTAAGACCGTGCTGGTGGTCGAGGGCGAAGCAGCCGCGATCGAGGGTTACGACATCCGGGCGCTGGTCGACCCGCAAGTCGAGGACGCGGAAGCGCTGAACCTTTCGCAACCGATCGAGCCCTGGGACCTGCATGCGATCATGTATACCTCAGGCACGACCGGCAACGCCAAGGGGGTGATGAGCACCTACGCCCAGCACTACACGATGGGGCCGGACGCCTTCGACTGCGTCGAGGCCGATGACCGCTGTATGATCTGCGGACCGATCTTTCACTGCGGTTCGACGCTTTATGTGAACGCGATGCTGGCGCGCGGCCTCTCGATCGGCATGATGCGCGAGTTCAAGACCGACACATTCTGGCAGGCCGTTCGCGAGACCGGGTCAACCTATTGCCTCCTTCTCGGCGTCATGGCCGCTTTCCTGCTCAAGGCACCGGTCAGGCCGGATGATCGCGATCATCCGCTGCGCCGCGCCTTCATTACGCCGTTCGGTGAGGATGGCCCGCTGTTTGCGGAGCGGTTCGGCATCGAGGCCTGGACCATCTACAACATGACGGAGATCGCGAGCCCCCTGCATGCGGGCCCCGGCATCAAAACCAAGGGCATCGCCGGCAGGCCGCGCCCCTGGTGCGAACTTCGGATCGTCGATGAAAACGACATGCCGCTGGGTGACGGCGCGGTGGGCGAGCTGGTCATCCGGTCGCACCGCCCCTGGGCGCTGATGGCCGGCTACTACAACAATCCCGCGGCAACCGTGGAGGCCATGCGCAATGGCTGGTTCCACACCGGCGACAGCTTCCGCAGGGATGAGGACGGCACCTATTACTTCGTTGACCGGCTCAAGGACGTCATCCGCCGGCGCGGCGAGAACATCTCGTCCTTCGCGCTGGAGAGCGAAGTGCTGAACCTGCCGGAGATCCGCGAATGCGCCGCCGTGGCCGTACCGTCCGAGTTCACCGAGGATGATGTGCTGATCGTGGTATCGCCCGCCAGCGGTCACGGCATCGATCCGGCTTCCGTCATCGAGCGGCTTGCCGGGACGCTGCCGCGCTTCATGGTGCCGCGCTACCTGCGCGTTCTCGATGATCTGCCGAAGACGGCATCGGGCAAGGTGCAAAAGCACCTGCTGCGCAAGGACGGCGTAACCGCCGACACCTGGGATCGCGAGGGCGCAGGAGCTTCTCGCGCGGTAAGACTGCCCGTGGAATGA
- a CDS encoding sensor histidine kinase, with translation MTFSAEDWSAIVRIESVASDGPARMLPQGAAVATIGDMMPEPGDLIEEPDVAESYKALSRFFERQALLSRVIGRELVAITTAEPEASQVLVKPAAHRPITSLPGVFWVQLLTGLATLVIGAWVWSLRRHDAAAWLLAVAGLSIPVAAFPAAIYSSRELALPGALFHVLTAINHFGTLLFGVAMLALFLIYPRRLVSNRALWLLPIVFGGVWILDTLQVVFRGPVEAMHVSIVILMAAIMMSAVVQYFFGRRDPAARAAIRWFALSVVLCAGTFVSVIILPNLFGVRPSISQGYAFVLFGLLFVGVAVGVARHRLFELEGWAFSILSYFGAFVLLLLLDAALIVFMAMDRPGAFAVSLLVVALVYLPFRNWMARRLMPRGELDRETLFGRIVDVALAKDTVQEERWRQILSETFQPLHLSDGIAGGANEPAIEEDGLALAIPRIAGLAPVRLSYAYRGRRLFSPRDRRFAADICAMLAHAIASRDAREKGATDERMRIARDMHDNMGAQLLSALRSETSERKNTLIRETISDLRDIVNNAARGGKTLEEVLADLRIEALERLAAADIALDWRDSNKDGDTMLAPNIAYALRSILREIVSNAIRHSGASRIRLRFSTENGIALLDVSDNGNGLAPGYETNGNGLANLEARVTALNGALVIGDAKPGLIVRARFPLSESKTT, from the coding sequence GTGACCTTCTCCGCCGAAGACTGGTCCGCGATTGTCCGCATTGAGTCCGTGGCATCCGACGGGCCTGCCCGCATGCTGCCGCAGGGCGCGGCAGTGGCCACAATCGGCGACATGATGCCCGAGCCGGGCGACCTGATCGAGGAACCGGACGTGGCCGAGAGCTACAAGGCGCTTTCCCGCTTCTTCGAACGGCAGGCGCTATTGAGCCGGGTTATCGGCCGCGAGCTTGTCGCCATCACCACGGCGGAACCCGAGGCCTCGCAGGTTCTGGTGAAGCCTGCCGCGCATCGCCCGATCACGAGCCTGCCCGGGGTCTTCTGGGTTCAACTCCTCACCGGGCTGGCCACGCTTGTCATCGGCGCCTGGGTCTGGAGCCTGCGTCGTCACGATGCGGCCGCGTGGCTGCTGGCAGTGGCTGGTCTGTCCATCCCCGTCGCAGCTTTTCCCGCTGCCATCTATTCCTCGCGCGAACTGGCGTTGCCGGGCGCTCTTTTCCACGTTCTGACCGCCATCAACCATTTCGGAACCTTGCTCTTCGGCGTTGCCATGCTGGCGCTATTCCTGATCTATCCGCGCCGGCTGGTTTCAAACCGCGCTCTCTGGCTGTTACCGATCGTTTTCGGGGGCGTGTGGATACTCGACACCTTGCAGGTCGTTTTTCGCGGTCCGGTGGAGGCCATGCATGTGTCGATTGTCATCCTGATGGCCGCCATCATGATGAGTGCCGTCGTGCAGTATTTCTTCGGTCGCCGCGATCCTGCCGCACGCGCCGCGATCCGCTGGTTTGCCCTGTCTGTGGTGCTTTGCGCCGGCACGTTCGTTTCGGTCATTATCCTGCCAAATCTGTTCGGCGTGCGTCCCTCCATCTCGCAGGGTTATGCCTTTGTGCTTTTCGGCCTTCTGTTCGTCGGCGTCGCCGTTGGTGTGGCGCGCCATCGGCTGTTCGAGCTGGAAGGCTGGGCTTTTTCGATTCTCTCCTATTTCGGCGCGTTTGTTTTGCTGCTGCTGCTTGACGCCGCCCTGATCGTGTTCATGGCGATGGACCGGCCCGGCGCGTTTGCCGTGTCGCTGCTGGTAGTGGCGTTGGTCTATCTGCCGTTTCGCAACTGGATGGCAAGGCGGCTGATGCCGCGCGGCGAGCTTGATCGCGAGACGCTTTTCGGCCGCATCGTCGACGTGGCCCTGGCAAAGGATACGGTACAGGAAGAGCGCTGGCGACAGATCCTGAGTGAAACGTTCCAGCCGCTGCATCTGTCGGATGGCATTGCCGGGGGCGCCAATGAACCAGCTATTGAAGAGGATGGCCTGGCGCTTGCCATTCCCCGCATTGCCGGTCTCGCGCCGGTGAGACTGTCCTATGCCTATCGCGGGCGGCGTCTGTTCAGCCCGCGTGACCGGCGCTTCGCCGCCGATATCTGCGCCATGCTGGCGCATGCGATTGCCAGCCGTGATGCCCGTGAGAAGGGCGCCACGGATGAGCGCATGCGGATTGCCCGGGACATGCATGACAATATGGGCGCGCAGCTTCTGTCGGCGCTTCGCAGCGAGACCAGTGAGCGCAAGAATACGCTGATCCGCGAAACGATCTCGGACCTGCGCGACATCGTCAACAATGCCGCGCGCGGCGGCAAGACGCTGGAAGAGGTTCTGGCCGATCTCCGGATCGAGGCGCTGGAGCGGCTGGCGGCGGCCGATATCGCGCTCGACTGGCGCGACAGCAACAAGGACGGCGACACGATGCTGGCGCCGAACATCGCCTATGCGCTGCGTTCCATTCTTCGCGAGATCGTCAGCAATGCCATCCGCCATTCCGGGGCAAGCCGCATAAGGCTGCGGTTTTCGACCGAGAACGGCATCGCCCTGCTCGACGTGAGTGACAATGGCAATGGTCTTGCTCCGGGCTACGAGACCAATGGCAACGGTCTTGCCAATCTCGAGGCGCGTGTCACCGCCCTCAATGGTGCGCTGGTCATCGGCGACGCCAAACCCGGCCTGATCGTGCGCGCCCGTTTTCCCCTCTCTGAAAGCAAGACGACATGA
- a CDS encoding response regulator transcription factor, whose protein sequence is MTRILIVEDLAEARTWLSGIAKAAFAAPHEIEAVATMKAGLTAAAANDYDVALIDLSLPDGTGIEVLRALRARSADTLCVITTAMGDDAHIVAALSAGANGYLLKEQPSELIIRQLSQLAEGIPALSPAIARRIMEHFQLTGPAGAPEGSLTEREREVLALISRGMRNVDVSEQLGLSGNTVATHIKSIYRKLGISSRAEASWYAAMLGLSPGKAE, encoded by the coding sequence ATGACCCGGATACTGATTGTCGAGGATCTGGCCGAGGCCAGGACATGGCTCAGCGGCATTGCGAAAGCGGCCTTTGCGGCGCCGCATGAGATCGAAGCGGTGGCGACCATGAAGGCGGGCCTGACCGCTGCGGCGGCGAATGATTATGACGTGGCGCTGATCGATCTCAGCCTGCCGGACGGCACGGGCATCGAGGTTTTGCGTGCCCTGCGCGCCCGAAGCGCCGATACGCTCTGCGTCATCACCACCGCCATGGGGGATGACGCCCACATCGTGGCCGCGCTTTCAGCCGGGGCCAATGGCTATCTCCTGAAGGAACAGCCATCGGAACTGATCATACGGCAGCTCAGCCAACTCGCCGAGGGGATTCCGGCTCTGTCGCCGGCGATCGCGCGGCGCATCATGGAGCATTTCCAGTTGACCGGACCAGCTGGCGCGCCGGAGGGCAGCCTGACCGAACGTGAACGGGAAGTCCTCGCGCTTATCAGCCGCGGCATGCGCAATGTCGATGTTTCCGAACAGCTCGGCCTCTCCGGCAATACCGTGGCGACCCACATCAAGTCGATCTATCGCAAGCTCGGCATTTCCTCGCGCGCCGAGGCTTCCTGGTATGCTGCCATGTTGGGCCTGTCGCCGGGCAAGGCGGAATAG
- a CDS encoding substrate-binding domain-containing protein yields the protein MKLTLGGAVTSLALAAFVSGTAPALADTIKCEPGETYVMNVMVSAHPYWVPVYEGFKQAADAFGCETVFSGTPDYDITKQIASFEQDLVKQPAGVLLHPMQADPFIGPINQAVDSGIAVVTFAADSPNSKRTSYITSDNLAEAKFAAEEIVSQIGETGEYAVLENPGQSNHDLRVTALISYMEDNYPDMKLVGRQTTNQDSNAAYRATASILQANPNLGAMWIPEAGSAEGAVAAVSEAGADVLIMHADITPATLEQIKAGNIHMALSPNQGMQGFLGFLATFFAVHSDVFDPFNDYKVSGYNPFQIPFADNGFAVITKENAESFDLNAYMEGRDTN from the coding sequence ATGAAACTTACTTTGGGCGGCGCGGTGACATCTCTGGCGCTTGCAGCATTCGTCTCCGGCACAGCGCCGGCTCTAGCCGATACAATCAAATGCGAGCCGGGTGAAACCTATGTCATGAATGTCATGGTTTCGGCACACCCTTACTGGGTGCCGGTCTATGAGGGCTTCAAGCAGGCGGCTGACGCATTCGGCTGTGAAACCGTCTTCTCCGGAACGCCGGATTACGACATCACCAAGCAGATCGCCTCGTTCGAGCAGGACCTGGTCAAGCAGCCGGCAGGTGTTCTGTTGCATCCGATGCAGGCCGATCCCTTTATCGGGCCGATCAACCAGGCCGTCGACAGCGGGATTGCGGTGGTGACATTTGCCGCCGACTCGCCGAACTCCAAGCGAACGTCCTACATCACCTCCGACAATCTGGCCGAAGCCAAGTTCGCGGCGGAGGAGATCGTCAGCCAGATCGGCGAAACCGGCGAATATGCGGTTCTGGAAAATCCGGGCCAATCCAACCACGATCTTCGCGTCACGGCGCTAATCTCCTACATGGAAGACAACTATCCGGACATGAAGCTGGTTGGCCGGCAGACGACCAATCAGGACAGCAATGCCGCCTACCGGGCAACGGCGTCCATTCTCCAGGCCAACCCCAATCTCGGCGCGATGTGGATCCCGGAAGCGGGTTCGGCCGAAGGTGCGGTCGCAGCGGTTAGCGAAGCCGGCGCCGACGTGCTGATCATGCATGCCGATATCACGCCGGCGACGCTTGAGCAGATCAAGGCCGGCAATATTCACATGGCGCTCAGCCCGAACCAGGGCATGCAGGGCTTTCTCGGCTTCCTGGCGACGTTCTTCGCCGTGCACAGTGACGTGTTCGATCCGTTCAACGACTACAAGGTCTCGGGCTACAACCCGTTCCAGATTCCCTTTGCCGACAACGGCTTCGCCGTCATCACCAAGGAGAACGCCGAAAGCTTCGACCTCAACGCATATATGGAAGGTCGCGACACGAACTGA
- a CDS encoding sugar ABC transporter ATP-binding protein, with protein sequence MTDDVILKIANVSKSFGAIQALKGVDFELRRGEIHALAGENGAGKSTLMNVIDGILQPDSGEIILGGEAVRISSPAVAQELGIGLVHQEIALCPDVSVAENIFMAATNVSRSFLVDYNALRKKAKIVLAELADIDPATLVRDLSISSQQLVEIAKALTLDCRVLILDEPTAALTETEAQILFAIMRRLADRGISIIYISHRMAEIFDNCDRVSVFRDGQYIVTYNVADIEAGDVVNAMVGRVIDKLYPEKQSAAERSEDIILKVDGLNEARRFHDISFELKKGEILGFAGLIGSGRSEIVKGICRLEGDVTGEVWLNGQKLALAEYADSIAAGMVYLSEDRKGDGVFLEMSIAENVSALDLDQVSGVGGLISGGKERELAERLGRTLNLKYGRLGDPVSSLSGGNQQKVALAKMLSVNPKLIFLDEPTRGVDVGAKSEIHRILRDLARAGVGIVAISSELPELIGISDRILVVREGRISGEVTGEAMTEENIMHLASVLDRQEQTA encoded by the coding sequence ATGACCGACGACGTGATCCTGAAAATTGCCAATGTGAGCAAATCCTTCGGCGCGATCCAGGCATTGAAGGGCGTGGATTTCGAGCTGCGCAGGGGCGAAATCCATGCGCTTGCCGGCGAGAACGGCGCGGGCAAGTCGACCCTGATGAACGTGATCGACGGCATCCTGCAGCCTGACAGCGGCGAGATCATCCTCGGCGGCGAGGCGGTTCGGATATCGTCTCCGGCGGTGGCCCAGGAGCTTGGCATTGGTCTGGTGCATCAGGAGATCGCATTGTGCCCCGACGTCTCGGTCGCGGAAAACATTTTCATGGCCGCCACCAATGTGAGCCGGTCGTTTCTGGTGGACTACAATGCCCTGCGCAAGAAGGCGAAGATTGTTCTCGCGGAACTTGCCGACATCGATCCCGCCACCCTGGTGCGCGATCTGTCGATCTCCAGCCAGCAACTGGTCGAGATTGCCAAGGCTCTGACGCTGGATTGCCGGGTGCTGATCCTGGACGAGCCGACCGCGGCGCTGACGGAAACCGAGGCGCAGATACTGTTTGCGATCATGCGGCGTCTCGCCGATCGCGGGATATCGATCATCTATATCTCGCACCGCATGGCTGAGATCTTCGACAATTGTGATCGTGTTTCCGTGTTTCGCGACGGCCAGTATATCGTCACCTACAATGTCGCCGATATCGAGGCGGGCGATGTGGTCAACGCCATGGTCGGACGGGTGATCGACAAGCTCTATCCGGAAAAACAGTCTGCCGCGGAGCGATCCGAAGACATTATCCTCAAGGTCGACGGGCTGAACGAGGCCCGGCGCTTCCACGATATATCCTTCGAACTGAAGAAGGGTGAAATCCTCGGTTTCGCCGGGCTGATCGGCTCCGGGCGCAGCGAGATCGTGAAGGGTATTTGCCGTCTCGAAGGGGACGTAACCGGCGAAGTATGGCTGAACGGCCAGAAGCTCGCGCTCGCCGAATATGCAGACAGCATTGCCGCCGGCATGGTCTATCTGAGCGAGGACCGCAAGGGCGACGGCGTGTTTCTCGAGATGTCGATCGCGGAGAATGTTTCGGCGCTGGACCTCGACCAGGTCTCCGGTGTCGGCGGGCTGATCAGCGGCGGAAAGGAGCGGGAACTGGCCGAGCGGCTCGGCCGCACGCTCAACCTCAAATATGGCCGTCTCGGCGATCCGGTTTCGTCGCTATCGGGCGGTAACCAGCAGAAGGTGGCGCTCGCCAAGATGCTGTCGGTCAATCCGAAGCTGATCTTTCTCGACGAGCCGACACGCGGCGTCGATGTCGGCGCCAAGTCCGAAATTCACCGCATCCTACGCGATCTGGCGCGGGCCGGCGTCGGCATCGTGGCGATCTCGTCCGAACTGCCGGAGCTGATCGGCATCTCGGACCGTATCCTTGTGGTGCGCGAGGGCCGTATCAGCGGCGAGGTCACGGGTGAAGCGATGACCGAGGAAAACATAATGCATCTGGCATCCGTGCTTGATCGTCAAGAACAGACTGCCTGA
- a CDS encoding ABC transporter permease encodes MEMSAPKPGRGGTSPLKRLFRMRETGLIAIILILFIVMSFASPYFLTWVNMRAMAMAFAVEGIVVVGMTILLISGGIDLSVGSVTALAMVIGGWLYLHGVDPWVASAISIAACAGIGAFMGFFVTRVGLHHFIVSLAVMVIARGICLLATGGRPLGLYTLPPEFKFIGQGTIGPVPLVIVIFLVVVVAFDFALRRTTLFRKVFYTGSNEKAAAYSGIRTKRVIFSTTTLCSALCGVAGVIYMARFGSAQPTFGIGMELNVIAAAVIGGASLSGGSGTIFGAILGTVLLSVVSSSLALLDVSVYWQDIIRGSILLSAVSIDHYLHKVRG; translated from the coding sequence ATGGAAATGTCAGCGCCAAAGCCGGGACGCGGCGGCACAAGCCCGCTGAAGAGATTATTCAGAATGCGCGAGACCGGTCTGATCGCGATCATTCTCATTTTGTTTATCGTGATGTCCTTTGCCTCGCCCTATTTCCTGACCTGGGTGAATATGCGGGCGATGGCGATGGCCTTTGCCGTGGAGGGGATCGTGGTGGTGGGCATGACCATCCTGCTGATCTCGGGCGGCATCGATCTTTCCGTGGGCTCGGTAACGGCGCTGGCCATGGTGATCGGCGGCTGGCTTTATCTCCATGGGGTCGATCCCTGGGTCGCATCGGCGATATCGATCGCGGCCTGCGCCGGCATCGGCGCCTTCATGGGCTTTTTCGTCACGCGGGTCGGCCTGCATCACTTCATCGTGTCGCTGGCGGTAATGGTGATCGCGCGCGGCATATGCCTGCTGGCGACCGGCGGGCGTCCGCTCGGGCTCTATACCCTGCCGCCGGAGTTCAAGTTCATCGGCCAGGGCACGATCGGACCGGTGCCGCTGGTGATCGTCATCTTTCTGGTCGTCGTCGTCGCATTCGACTTCGCGCTGCGCCGGACCACGCTGTTCCGCAAGGTGTTCTATACCGGCAGCAACGAGAAGGCGGCCGCCTATTCCGGCATTCGCACCAAGCGGGTGATCTTCTCCACGACCACGCTGTGCTCGGCGCTTTGCGGCGTTGCCGGCGTCATCTACATGGCGCGCTTCGGCTCGGCCCAACCGACCTTCGGCATCGGGATGGAGCTCAACGTGATTGCCGCCGCCGTCATTGGCGGGGCAAGTCTGAGCGGTGGCTCGGGCACGATTTTCGGCGCGATCCTCGGCACGGTCCTGCTGTCCGTCGTTTCCAGTTCGCTGGCGCTGCTGGACGTATCGGTCTACTGGCAGGATATCATTCGCGGCTCGATCCTGCTCTCTGCTGTTTCGATCGATCATTACCTCCACAAAGTGCGCGGATAG
- a CDS encoding sugar-binding transcriptional regulator has protein sequence MLDHNLDFETARQMHTVLVLHFLEGMKQSEIAQRLNLSHSKVNRLIAQGRRLGMVRIDIETPYQRLMELEAALVQATSLSSAVITPTVSANAETNLQQVGKAAASVILENVRDGDVIAITGGKAVSATVDNLVADRSFDVTVVPLTGGVQGKFYTDVNNLASRLAERLGGRALMVHAPLFAESRAQCEMLKEMSSVREVFDLARAANLALTGIGSIEPSGSSYYDLNPVPEEDRKMMVGLGVSAEFMAHLILEGGSLANYELNSRLVAVAPSEISGCRTVIGVASGPHKVRPIQTVLNGKYLDSLILDEGTVNAVLTEMERSKNVA, from the coding sequence ATGCTCGACCACAATCTCGATTTTGAAACTGCCCGTCAGATGCACACCGTTCTGGTGCTGCATTTCCTGGAGGGGATGAAGCAGTCGGAGATCGCGCAGCGGCTCAACCTGTCGCATTCCAAGGTCAACCGGCTGATCGCCCAGGGCCGCAGGCTCGGCATGGTCCGGATCGATATCGAGACGCCCTATCAGCGGCTGATGGAGCTTGAAGCCGCACTGGTGCAGGCGACCTCTCTCAGCTCGGCAGTCATCACGCCAACCGTGTCGGCGAATGCTGAAACCAACCTCCAGCAGGTCGGCAAGGCCGCGGCCAGCGTGATCCTCGAAAATGTCCGCGACGGCGACGTCATTGCCATTACCGGCGGCAAGGCCGTAAGCGCGACGGTCGACAACCTGGTCGCCGACCGCAGTTTCGATGTCACCGTGGTGCCGCTGACGGGCGGCGTACAGGGCAAGTTCTATACCGACGTCAACAATCTGGCCTCGAGGCTTGCCGAACGGCTCGGGGGCAGGGCGCTGATGGTGCATGCGCCGCTTTTCGCCGAAAGCCGGGCCCAATGCGAAATGCTCAAGGAAATGTCTTCCGTGCGCGAGGTGTTCGATCTGGCGCGCGCGGCCAATCTTGCGCTCACGGGCATCGGCTCAATCGAGCCGAGCGGATCGAGCTATTACGACCTCAACCCGGTTCCGGAAGAAGATCGGAAGATGATGGTCGGGCTCGGCGTCTCCGCCGAGTTCATGGCTCACCTGATCCTGGAGGGCGGAAGCCTCGCGAATTACGAACTGAATTCGCGGCTGGTCGCGGTCGCGCCTTCGGAGATATCAGGTTGCCGGACGGTGATCGGCGTCGCCTCCGGCCCGCACAAGGTGCGCCCGATCCAGACGGTTCTGAACGGAAAATACCTGGATTCGCTGATCCTGGATGAGGGGACCGTGAACGCGGTCCTTACAGAAATGGAAAGGTCTAAAAATGTCGCATGA
- a CDS encoding aldo/keto reductase — translation MSHEMVKRPIGHSGIEASVVGLGTWAIGGWMWGGTDEARSIEAIHAALDEGITLVDTAPAYGQGLAEEIVGKALAGRRDKVVLATKCGLIWHMQKGNHFFDYEGQPVHRYLGKDSIVYEIEQSLKRLKTDYIDHYITHWQDPTTPVDETMEALEQLKRQGKIRSIGASNTSAEDVAAYLAAGELDAIQEEYSMVKRDIETTLLPVCVENGVSVLSYSSLALGLLSGKIGPERTFSGDDQRKDNPRFSLENRRKVAALMGEIAPIASAHDASLAQVVIAWTLAQPGITFSLCGARNAQQARENAAAGRLRLSEEEKKTISSAVATHLSDLDG, via the coding sequence ATGTCGCATGAAATGGTAAAGCGCCCGATCGGACACTCCGGCATCGAGGCCTCCGTGGTCGGTCTGGGCACCTGGGCAATCGGCGGCTGGATGTGGGGCGGCACGGACGAGGCGCGCTCGATCGAGGCCATTCACGCCGCTCTCGATGAGGGCATCACGCTGGTCGATACCGCGCCCGCCTATGGCCAGGGCCTGGCCGAAGAGATCGTCGGCAAGGCGCTTGCCGGACGGCGCGACAAGGTGGTGCTGGCGACCAAATGCGGTCTGATCTGGCATATGCAAAAGGGCAATCACTTCTTTGATTACGAGGGGCAACCCGTCCATCGCTATCTCGGCAAGGATTCGATCGTCTACGAAATCGAGCAGAGCCTGAAGCGTCTCAAGACGGATTATATCGACCACTACATCACCCACTGGCAGGATCCCACAACGCCCGTCGATGAGACGATGGAGGCGCTGGAGCAGCTGAAACGGCAAGGCAAGATCCGCTCGATCGGCGCCAGCAATACCTCGGCGGAGGATGTCGCAGCCTATCTGGCGGCGGGCGAACTCGACGCGATCCAGGAAGAATACAGCATGGTCAAACGGGATATCGAGACCACGCTGCTTCCGGTCTGCGTAGAAAACGGCGTTTCGGTGCTGAGCTACTCCTCGCTGGCGCTCGGCCTTCTGAGCGGAAAGATCGGCCCCGAGCGAACGTTCAGCGGCGATGATCAGCGCAAGGACAATCCCCGTTTCTCGCTCGAAAACCGGCGGAAGGTCGCCGCCCTGATGGGCGAGATCGCACCGATCGCCAGCGCTCACGACGCTAGTCTGGCGCAGGTGGTGATTGCATGGACGCTGGCCCAGCCGGGCATCACCTTTTCGCTGTGTGGCGCGAGAAATGCCCAACAGGCGCGCGAGAACGCCGCGGCGGGCCGGCTCAGGCTTTCCGAGGAGGAAAAGAAAACGATCAGCAGTGCCGTCGCGACCCATCTGAGCGACCTGGACGGTTAA